The Ignavibacteriales bacterium genome contains the following window.
GTGTGGGGTGGGAAGAAAGCGATGACCGTTACATCCGGTCCCGGATTTTCATTGATGATGGAACATATAGGATTAGCGGCAATGACAGAAGTGCCGTGTGTTTTTGTCGATGTCCAGCGCGGCGGTCCTTCAACAGGACTACCAACACTGCCCGGTCAAGGAGACATGATGCAAGCTCGCTGGGGTTCGCATGGCGATTACGGTATAATCGCGCTCTGTCCAAATTCACCGCAGGAATGTTTCGATTTTACGATCAAAGCATTCAACCTTTCGGAGCAATATCGCGTTCCGGTATTGTTGATGATGGATGAGTGTGTTGGTCATATGACAGAACGTGTGATAATTCCTCCCGCAGATCAAATTGATTTATATCCGCGACGGTACTACGACGGACCGAGAGAAGATTTTCTCCTCTTCAAACCGGATAAAGATTTAGTCCCACCAATTGTTAAAGCGGGTGATGGATACAAAGTTCACGTTACCGGATTAACACACGATGAAAAAGGTTATCCCGCGATGACAGTTTCAGCACAGGAAAAATTAGTTCACCGTCTCATCGATAAGATTAAATTGAATGCCGATAAAATTGTGGAATACAAAGAAGATCAAGTCGAGGGTGCGGACGTAGTTGTGGTATCTTACGGCATAACATCTCGTGTTGCAATTCCAGCGATTGAGCAAGCGCGCTTAGAAGGAATGAAAGTCGGGCATCTCAGACTTATAGTCGCCTGGCCCTTCCCCGAAAAGCGAATTAAAGAACTTGCTGCGAAAGTGAAAGCTTTTGTTGTTCCCGAAATCAATTACGGACAGATGGTACATGAAGTGGAACGGCATGTTGCAGGTAAAGCACGTGTTGAACTTGTCGGTCA
Protein-coding sequences here:
- a CDS encoding 2-oxoacid:acceptor oxidoreductase subunit alpha — translated: MKADPKGVLTGAIFLDGDHACAEGAIAAGCRFVAGYPITPSTEVVERIADRFPLIGGMFIQMEDEIASSIAIQGAVWGGKKAMTVTSGPGFSLMMEHIGLAAMTEVPCVFVDVQRGGPSTGLPTLPGQGDMMQARWGSHGDYGIIALCPNSPQECFDFTIKAFNLSEQYRVPVLLMMDECVGHMTERVIIPPADQIDLYPRRYYDGPREDFLLFKPDKDLVPPIVKAGDGYKVHVTGLTHDEKGYPAMTVSAQEKLVHRLIDKIKLNADKIVEYKEDQVEGADVVVVSYGITSRVAIPAIEQARLEGMKVGHLRLIVAWPFPEKRIKELAAKVKAFVVPEINYGQMVHEVERHVAGKARVELVGHGGGAVHNPKDIYNVIKNSVKG